The Haloprofundus salinisoli region CGTCCGGTCCTCCGTGAGTCTGTCGAGACTCCGTTGGATGAGCATCTCCGTCTCGGTGTCGACATCGGAGGTCGCCTCGTCGAGGACGAGAATCTCGGGGTCCTTCAGAATGGCGCGGGCGATGGAGAGGCGCTGGCGCTGCCCGCCAGAGAGTTTCACGCCGCGCTCGCCGATTTCCGTGTCGTAGCCCTCCTTGAGGTTCTCGATGAACTCGTGCGCCTCGGCGGCTTTCGCGGCCTCGATTATCTCCTCGTCCGTCGCGTCGAACGTCCCGTAGGCGATGTTGTCGCGGACGGTGCCGTAAAACATGAACGTCTCCTGGCTGACGTACCCGATGGCCTGCCGGAGACTCGGGATGGTCACGTCGCGAAGGTCCTGGCCGTCGATCTCTATCTTCCCTTCGCCGACGTCGTACATCCGAAGCAGGAGTTTCAGGATGGTCGATTTACCTGCCCCCGTCGGACCGACGAGCGCGAGCGTCTCGCCGCCCTCGACGACGAAGTCGACGTCTTCGACGATGGTCTCGTCCTCCTCGTAGCCGAAGGTGACGTCGTCGTACTCGACGCGACCCTCGCGGACGACGAGTTCGTCGGCGTCGGGGTCCTCGGCGATGCGCGAGGGTTCGTCCATCAGGCCGAAGATGCGCGCCGAGGAGGCGCGGGCGCGCTGGTACATGTTGATGATCTGTCCGAACTGCGCCATCGGCCAGATGAACCGCTGGGTGAGGACGATGAACGTGACGAACTGGCCGACGGTGAGTGTCCCGGTCAGCGGACCGGGCGGCCCGCTGACCACCCAGAGTCCGCCGATCATGAACGTGACGACGAAGCCGATACCGGCGAGGACGCGCAGACCGGGAAAGAACTTGATGCGAGTACGAATCGCGTCCCAGTTGGCGTCGAAGTAGTCCATCGAGACGCCGTCGACGCGGTCGGACTCGTAGCGCTCGGTGTTGGAGGTCTTGATGACCTGAATCCCCCCCAGATTGTTCTCCAGTCGGGAGTTGAGCGTCCCCACCGAGGAGCGGACGTCGGCGTACTTCGGCTGGATGATGTCGACGAACTTCCACGTGAACAGCGCGATGAGCGGCACGGGCAGTAGGGCGACGAGCGCCAGTTGCGCGTTCATCGAAAAGAGGATGGCCGCGATCGCGACGACCATCACCGACAGGCGGAAAAAGGAGTTCATCCCGTCGTTGAGGAACCGTTCGAGGCGGTTGACGTCGTTCG contains the following coding sequences:
- a CDS encoding ABC transporter ATP-binding protein; translated protein: MGTAADEDDPFEAQRQSTDNPMRRLFTEYGRQNTTQFVVGLLASVVARLLDLLPPVVLGIAIDAVFGDKEYAQAVADTVPVSAAAVSGVIPATQTEQFYFSVGLIAFGFFGGAVFHWTRNWGWNSFAQNIQHAIRTDTYDKMQRLNMDFFADKQTGEMMSILSNDVNRLERFLNDGMNSFFRLSVMVVAIAAILFSMNAQLALVALLPVPLIALFTWKFVDIIQPKYADVRSSVGTLNSRLENNLGGIQVIKTSNTERYESDRVDGVSMDYFDANWDAIRTRIKFFPGLRVLAGIGFVVTFMIGGLWVVSGPPGPLTGTLTVGQFVTFIVLTQRFIWPMAQFGQIINMYQRARASSARIFGLMDEPSRIAEDPDADELVVREGRVEYDDVTFGYEEDETIVEDVDFVVEGGETLALVGPTGAGKSTILKLLLRMYDVGEGKIEIDGQDLRDVTIPSLRQAIGYVSQETFMFYGTVRDNIAYGTFDATDEEIIEAAKAAEAHEFIENLKEGYDTEIGERGVKLSGGQRQRLSIARAILKDPEILVLDEATSDVDTETEMLIQRSLDRLTEDRTTFAIAHRLSTIKDADQILVLEGGRVKERGTHEELLGNDDLYAHLWGVQAGEIDELPEEFIERATRRQARTEARDD